In Victivallaceae bacterium, a single window of DNA contains:
- a CDS encoding AMP-binding protein has protein sequence MKKDNFSWRSKNRKEQFSFNSSRLEFDSLLENFFFICDSFKSSDACIDSTIGRLSYSDLKRTVLAIALFLRKLPDTKIGIMLPASAAAVICYFAVMLAGKLPVMVNWTMGKRELAFIKDEVDFDKIITSKIFLSKLQEKGFPPSSPFNMVYLEDIKSSLSIFQKLRAGFLSFRSFDVIKKIFKIEFSKTDIAVLLFTSGTEGSPKCVPLTHNNLLSNQRSSGDYLKVQEDLAIFLSALPPFHALGFNITCLLPLLAGIRIVFEPNPLNGKTLARAIEKYGVTIICLTPTFLMYLLHGLKDPEQLHLVELIVLGGEPAAAAHYEMVKSINPKTDIIQGYGVTECSPVITIVPRGSNLRGVGLQIKDMSLAIVCPETFERLSQGCMGLIIIKGTSLFKGYLNCDGTLDDSSFIDFEGNRWYKTGDLGILDPTGSLIIKGRQKRFVKIGGEMISLAAVEEILIDAFKDKMSTGENLGLAVHGLEYPGEKAKLYLFTTFQISPDEVATAFKNAETSNLIKISYIKQLSRLPVLGIGKIDYKELAKIAESMDSN, from the coding sequence ATGAAGAAAGACAACTTTTCTTGGAGAAGTAAGAATCGCAAAGAACAATTTTCTTTCAATTCGTCTCGTCTTGAATTCGATTCTCTTTTGGAAAATTTTTTTTTCATCTGCGATTCGTTTAAAAGTAGTGATGCTTGTATAGACAGTACCATAGGACGGTTGTCTTATTCGGATTTAAAACGAACCGTTTTAGCGATTGCTTTGTTTTTACGTAAACTTCCTGATACAAAGATCGGAATTATGTTACCTGCTTCGGCAGCAGCCGTTATTTGTTACTTTGCTGTGATGTTAGCCGGTAAATTACCGGTTATGGTCAATTGGACAATGGGGAAACGTGAATTGGCCTTTATTAAGGACGAAGTTGATTTCGATAAAATTATTACCTCAAAGATTTTTCTTTCGAAATTACAAGAAAAAGGCTTTCCTCCCAGTAGTCCCTTTAACATGGTTTATTTGGAAGACATCAAGTCTTCCCTATCTATTTTTCAAAAATTACGTGCCGGATTTCTTTCTTTTCGTTCTTTCGATGTCATAAAAAAAATATTCAAGATTGAGTTTAGTAAAACTGATATAGCCGTTTTATTGTTTACGAGCGGAACGGAGGGTAGTCCTAAATGCGTACCCTTGACTCATAATAATCTATTGTCGAATCAAAGATCGAGTGGGGATTATCTAAAGGTTCAGGAAGACCTAGCTATTTTTTTATCTGCACTTCCTCCTTTTCATGCCTTAGGCTTCAATATCACTTGTTTGTTACCTCTTTTGGCTGGAATTCGTATTGTTTTCGAACCGAATCCGCTTAACGGTAAAACATTGGCTCGTGCGATCGAAAAATACGGAGTGACTATTATTTGTTTGACGCCAACTTTTCTTATGTATTTGCTTCATGGTTTAAAGGATCCTGAGCAACTTCATTTGGTGGAATTAATTGTCTTGGGGGGAGAACCGGCTGCTGCGGCACATTATGAGATGGTGAAATCGATCAATCCTAAAACGGACATTATTCAAGGATACGGCGTAACCGAATGTTCTCCCGTAATTACGATTGTTCCTAGAGGTTCTAATCTAAGAGGAGTGGGCCTTCAAATAAAAGATATGAGTCTGGCGATCGTTTGTCCTGAAACTTTTGAGCGATTGTCTCAAGGGTGTATGGGACTTATTATAATAAAAGGAACTTCTTTATTTAAGGGTTATCTGAACTGCGACGGTACTTTAGATGACAGTTCATTCATAGACTTTGAAGGTAACCGGTGGTATAAAACCGGAGATTTGGGAATTCTTGACCCTACCGGTTCTTTAATTATTAAAGGCAGACAAAAGCGATTCGTTAAGATAGGAGGTGAAATGATTAGCTTAGCTGCCGTGGAAGAGATTCTTATCGATGCGTTTAAGGACAAAATGTCTACCGGAGAGAATTTGGGTTTAGCGGTTCACGGCTTGGAATATCCGGGAGAAAAAGCCAAGCTTTATTTATTTACTACTTTTCAGATTAGTCCCGATGAAGTGGCTACGGCTTTTAAGAACGCAGAAACAAGTAATCTCATCAAAATTTCTTACATTAAACAATTGAGTCGACTTCCTGTATTGGGGATAGGAAAAATCGATTATAAGGAATTAGCTAAGATAGCCGAGAGCATGGATTCGAACTGA
- a CDS encoding inorganic pyrophosphatase: MKHTSVGHPWHSPSITDNNFATVSCYVEITPTDSVKFELDKKTGLLKVDRPQKFSNRCPCLYGFVPQTYCGDMIGAFCSEKSNRSGIKGDDDPLDICVLTEKELIHGNILLQAKPIGGFRIIDSGEADDKIIAVLEGDLVYGGINDITECPKAILDMIKHYFLTYKSTPDYIINGGQAKIEIAGLYSQNEAKEVIQLSYLDYKTKFSLDS; the protein is encoded by the coding sequence ATGAAGCATACATCCGTTGGCCATCCTTGGCATAGTCCATCAATCACCGATAACAATTTCGCTACTGTTTCTTGTTATGTAGAAATCACTCCAACAGATTCGGTTAAATTCGAGTTAGATAAAAAAACCGGACTGCTTAAAGTAGATCGTCCCCAAAAATTTTCCAATCGATGTCCTTGTCTGTACGGCTTTGTCCCTCAAACTTACTGCGGAGATATGATCGGAGCTTTTTGTTCGGAAAAATCCAACCGTTCAGGAATCAAAGGCGATGACGATCCTCTGGACATTTGCGTTCTCACAGAAAAGGAATTGATTCACGGAAATATCTTACTTCAAGCGAAACCTATCGGCGGCTTTCGCATTATCGACTCCGGAGAAGCCGACGATAAAATCATTGCTGTTTTAGAAGGTGATCTGGTTTACGGCGGTATCAATGATATTACGGAGTGTCCGAAAGCCATTTTAGACATGATCAAACACTATTTTCTGACCTATAAGTCAACTCCGGATTACATCATTAACGGCGGTCAAGCAAAGATAGAAATTGCCGGACTGTATTCTCAAAATGAAGCGAAAGAAGTAATTCAATTATCATATCTCGATTATAAAACGAAATTCAGCTTGGATTCTTAG
- a CDS encoding Glu/Leu/Phe/Val dehydrogenase dimerization domain-containing protein yields the protein MSIRISFEEINVEGYERVVSLRCPNSGLNAIISIHNTNLGPSLGGIRALNYQSFQEALDDVLKLSKGMTYKAAISGMETGGGKSVIILEENQILTNELLKDFAKGVDFLKGRYICAEDMGVDCSSVEIIRSFTDYVVGLEKISGDPARFTSYGVYLGMRTVAGKLWGSNCLKEKTVAIQGLGAVGMRLAERLFWSGANLIVSDISEKKVADAVKYFGAKAVDVDDILYVDCDILAPCARGGVFHTDNVKYLSCKSIVGAANNQLDSEIVGDRLFEAGIVYAPDYLVNSGGLINVAQELNSSGYNSQVVREKTWCISDKLDLILQSSEERQLPPVKIANQMAEESFLRSHASSAAN from the coding sequence ATGAGTATAAGAATCTCTTTTGAAGAAATAAATGTCGAAGGTTACGAGAGAGTCGTGTCTTTACGTTGTCCGAATTCGGGGTTGAATGCGATTATTTCGATACACAATACGAATTTAGGGCCTTCTCTTGGAGGAATTCGAGCTCTGAACTATCAATCTTTTCAGGAAGCTTTGGATGATGTCCTAAAACTGTCAAAAGGTATGACTTATAAGGCCGCCATCTCCGGCATGGAAACAGGGGGTGGTAAGAGCGTAATCATTCTGGAAGAAAATCAAATATTGACGAACGAGTTATTGAAAGATTTTGCTAAGGGTGTCGATTTTTTGAAGGGGCGTTATATCTGTGCCGAAGACATGGGTGTCGATTGTTCTTCTGTTGAAATCATTCGTTCTTTTACTGATTATGTAGTCGGGTTAGAAAAAATCAGCGGTGATCCTGCTCGTTTTACCTCTTACGGGGTCTATTTGGGAATGAGAACCGTGGCAGGTAAACTTTGGGGGAGCAATTGTCTCAAAGAGAAAACTGTAGCTATTCAAGGGCTTGGAGCGGTCGGTATGCGATTGGCCGAAAGACTTTTTTGGTCGGGAGCCAACCTGATCGTATCCGATATTTCCGAAAAGAAAGTTGCTGATGCAGTTAAATATTTCGGTGCCAAAGCGGTTGATGTTGACGATATTTTGTATGTTGATTGCGATATCTTGGCTCCTTGTGCACGGGGAGGTGTTTTTCATACGGATAATGTGAAATATCTTTCCTGTAAGTCCATCGTCGGCGCTGCCAATAATCAGTTAGATTCAGAGATCGTCGGGGATCGTTTATTTGAAGCGGGTATTGTATACGCCCCCGATTATTTGGTTAACTCGGGAGGATTGATTAACGTTGCTCAGGAATTGAATTCGTCAGGTTACAATTCTCAAGTCGTTCGTGAGAAAACGTGGTGTATCAGCGATAAATTGGATTTGATACTTCAAAGTTCGGAAGAAAGACAATTGCCTCCGGTTAAGATTGCCAATCAAATGGCAGAAGAAAGTTTCTTAAGGTCTCACGCTAGTTCTGCAGCAAATTAA
- a CDS encoding NUDIX domain-containing protein, which translates to MESFQDCSYGIIPVKLTNSLMKYFIVRHTYGNHWGFPKGHPETGELPLETAKRELFEETGFITVRLLGQAQLQESYSFLYKGRLCNKTVNYFLSEVEGDYVPDISEIAEGRWVSYAEAIKLFNFESIRQVIKDAEAFLKKPKSD; encoded by the coding sequence ATGGAATCGTTTCAAGATTGTTCCTACGGTATCATTCCAGTGAAGTTGACGAACTCTTTAATGAAGTATTTTATTGTTAGGCATACGTATGGGAATCATTGGGGGTTTCCTAAAGGACATCCTGAAACCGGAGAGTTACCTTTAGAAACCGCTAAGAGAGAACTTTTTGAAGAAACGGGATTTATTACGGTTCGTCTCTTGGGGCAAGCCCAGCTTCAAGAAAGTTATTCTTTTCTTTATAAGGGAAGGTTGTGCAACAAGACAGTTAACTACTTTCTATCGGAGGTTGAAGGCGACTATGTCCCAGATATATCGGAAATAGCAGAGGGACGATGGGTGTCTTACGCGGAGGCGATAAAACTCTTTAATTTCGAATCGATACGACAGGTTATTAAAGATGCAGAAGCATTTTTAAAAAAGCCGAAATCCGACTAA
- the priA gene encoding primosomal protein N', whose product MDTVTTTNYVGYAEVIVNALINQTLDYGIPRELADSIKEGSCVNVPLRNKKKAGIVVSLKPTSQCLSKILPITETIENNIVLTSDLIELALWISRYYFAPLGQILKLFLPGSVREPGNCRPQETIQLIKDKQEILTLIASNKPKVGSQEKILTVLLENDKPCLSSTEVLKRSGTVKTSLVALEKKNFIRITKTNHPDPCNCRPQETIQLIKDKQEILTLIASNKPKVGSQEKILTVLLENDKPCLSSTEVLKRSGTVKTSLVALERKNFIRITETNHPDPFFQNLEFLPICPKELNPEQIHSLAKIRASLENNIFETHLVFGVTGSGKTEIYLQAIEHAKKLHKSTIILVPEIALTVHMVEQFKARFGTSIGVLHHKLSDEDKNKTWCNALKGKLDIIMGPRSALFCPMQNLGLIIVDEEHDMAYKQQEMTPCYHARDTAVMRGKIMGATVVLGSATPSLETFMNAKTGKYHLSVLNRQAETQDSSIVSLIDMKQELPKNPSSALLSSTVLNGIQERIEKGEQSIIFCNRRGYYTQVSCRECDTVLKCEHCDITLTFHKITNELTCHLCGYLLTPPPKFCGTCKGEVKLSYTGVGTEKVERALHAIFPNIRTIRIDSDTIRQRNSYDETFKRFATGKADVLIGTQMIAKGLHFPSVTLSVILNGDSGLHIPDFRASEYVFQVITQVGGRAGRSSLPGEVLIQTFSPANKTMALASERNYLKFYNEELENRRCFNFPPFFRLIKFVFMGKDAELTRREAEKTRRSVALACRGEETIVHPTIPCGHIKIKDLFRYQFLIKTRNIMTTNRAIQNAMIECKPCTKIKFFIDVDPITTFV is encoded by the coding sequence ATGGATACAGTTACGACAACTAACTATGTCGGTTACGCCGAAGTAATCGTTAACGCTCTTATTAACCAAACTCTTGACTACGGAATACCTCGAGAGCTTGCAGATTCCATTAAAGAAGGATCTTGCGTAAACGTTCCTCTAAGAAACAAAAAAAAAGCCGGAATTGTAGTATCGCTTAAGCCTACTTCCCAATGTTTATCAAAAATTCTACCGATTACGGAAACCATTGAAAACAACATCGTTCTCACCTCCGATCTCATTGAATTGGCTTTATGGATCAGCCGTTATTATTTTGCTCCGCTCGGACAAATTTTAAAGTTGTTTCTCCCGGGATCCGTAAGAGAACCGGGTAATTGTCGACCTCAGGAAACAATTCAACTAATTAAAGATAAACAAGAAATTCTAACACTGATAGCCAGCAATAAACCTAAAGTAGGCAGTCAGGAAAAAATTTTAACAGTACTTTTAGAAAACGATAAACCTTGTCTTTCCTCAACTGAAGTTCTTAAAAGATCCGGAACAGTCAAAACTTCTTTAGTAGCTTTAGAGAAAAAAAATTTCATACGCATTACGAAAACAAATCACCCGGATCCTTGTAATTGTCGACCTCAGGAAACAATTCAACTAATTAAAGATAAACAAGAAATTCTAACACTGATAGCCAGCAATAAACCTAAAGTAGGCAGTCAGGAAAAAATTTTAACAGTACTTTTAGAAAACGATAAACCTTGTCTTTCCTCAACTGAAGTTCTTAAAAGATCCGGAACAGTCAAAACTTCTTTAGTAGCTTTAGAGAGAAAAAATTTCATACGCATTACGGAAACAAATCACCCGGATCCTTTTTTTCAAAACCTTGAATTTTTACCGATTTGTCCCAAAGAATTAAATCCTGAACAAATTCATTCCTTAGCGAAAATTCGTGCTTCTCTTGAAAATAACATTTTTGAAACTCATCTTGTCTTTGGAGTTACCGGAAGCGGAAAAACGGAAATTTATCTTCAAGCTATAGAACATGCTAAAAAATTACATAAAAGTACTATCATCCTAGTTCCCGAAATCGCTTTGACAGTTCATATGGTTGAACAATTTAAAGCTCGCTTTGGAACATCAATAGGAGTTCTTCATCATAAATTAAGTGATGAAGATAAAAATAAGACCTGGTGCAATGCTCTCAAAGGTAAACTTGATATTATCATGGGGCCCCGTTCAGCTTTATTCTGTCCCATGCAAAATCTCGGATTAATCATAGTAGACGAAGAACACGACATGGCTTACAAACAACAGGAAATGACTCCGTGTTACCACGCTAGAGATACCGCAGTTATGCGAGGGAAAATAATGGGAGCTACCGTTGTCTTAGGAAGCGCAACTCCAAGCTTAGAGACTTTTATGAACGCCAAGACAGGGAAATACCATCTTTCCGTTCTCAACCGGCAAGCAGAAACGCAAGACTCAAGTATTGTTTCTCTGATCGATATGAAACAGGAATTACCGAAAAATCCTTCCTCTGCTCTTCTCTCATCTACCGTCCTTAACGGAATTCAAGAAAGAATCGAAAAAGGAGAACAGAGTATTATCTTTTGTAACCGAAGAGGTTATTATACACAAGTATCCTGTAGAGAATGTGACACGGTTTTAAAATGCGAACATTGTGATATTACGTTAACCTTTCATAAAATAACCAACGAGTTAACCTGTCATTTATGCGGTTACTTACTAACGCCTCCTCCGAAATTTTGCGGCACGTGTAAAGGAGAAGTGAAACTCAGTTATACTGGTGTAGGAACTGAAAAAGTCGAAAGAGCTCTTCATGCGATATTTCCGAATATTCGTACTATCCGTATTGATTCCGATACTATACGTCAAAGAAACAGTTACGATGAGACGTTTAAACGTTTTGCTACCGGGAAAGCTGACGTCCTCATAGGAACTCAAATGATTGCCAAAGGTCTTCATTTCCCTTCCGTTACTTTATCCGTCATATTAAATGGGGATTCGGGTTTGCACATTCCGGATTTCAGAGCCTCCGAATATGTCTTTCAAGTTATCACACAGGTGGGAGGTCGAGCCGGAAGAAGTTCATTGCCTGGAGAAGTCTTAATACAAACCTTTAGTCCCGCGAATAAAACAATGGCTTTAGCTTCAGAAAGAAATTATTTAAAATTTTACAATGAAGAATTGGAAAATCGCCGTTGCTTCAATTTTCCTCCCTTTTTTCGCTTAATTAAATTCGTTTTTATGGGTAAAGATGCCGAATTAACTCGTAGAGAAGCGGAAAAAACACGTCGCAGTGTTGCTTTAGCTTGTAGAGGAGAAGAGACTATAGTTCATCCGACTATTCCTTGCGGTCATATTAAAATCAAAGATTTATTCCGTTATCAATTTCTGATTAAAACCCGTAACATTATGACCACAAACCGAGCCATTCAAAACGCTATGATAGAGTGCAAGCCTTGCACAAAAATAAAATTTTTTATCGACGTAGATCCCATTACTACATTTGTCTGA
- a CDS encoding aminotransferase class I/II-fold pyridoxal phosphate-dependent enzyme, giving the protein MSPLPGNPKGVDFRSNDILGLANSQELYDKITDRYGVLSGIYGPTQGASGSRINSKNAEFLNILEDKIAHIHGYPTSLICHCGYMANQSLCFLSVSEKDVLLFDEDVHISLKSGVLFGKGKHGFFSHNDLGHLEEQLIKFRPDGRNIFIGVSSVYSQDGSLAPLEELIALSQKYDAKLIVDEAHAIGVFGNGLGFTQNLCDKIFGVVVTFGKALGTFGAAVLGGAELKEYLIHFSYPSRFSTAFPLYNLVAVDCAYDLMLQADRQRDYLLVLRRHFLDLFAFSSPGILQSLNMGTIDTAIAFVNFCFERGFLVNPVASPQVFSKQGRVRVTLHAFNTKDEIDKLHKLYDEFLKKILRQM; this is encoded by the coding sequence GTGTCGCCTCTTCCTGGAAATCCCAAAGGGGTGGATTTTCGTTCGAATGATATTTTAGGATTAGCGAATTCGCAGGAATTATATGATAAGATTACCGACCGTTATGGTGTTCTTTCGGGAATATACGGACCGACTCAAGGAGCATCCGGTTCTCGTATCAATTCCAAAAACGCGGAATTTTTGAATATTCTGGAAGATAAAATCGCTCATATTCATGGATATCCAACCTCTCTGATTTGTCATTGCGGTTATATGGCCAATCAATCTCTATGTTTTCTATCCGTTTCCGAAAAAGATGTTTTGTTATTTGATGAAGACGTTCATATCTCCCTAAAGTCCGGAGTTCTTTTCGGTAAGGGGAAGCACGGTTTTTTTAGTCATAACGATTTAGGGCATTTGGAAGAACAACTCATAAAATTTCGACCCGATGGAAGGAATATTTTTATAGGTGTGAGTTCGGTATATTCACAAGACGGCAGTTTGGCACCTCTTGAGGAATTGATTGCGCTGTCACAAAAATATGATGCCAAATTAATTGTGGATGAAGCCCACGCCATAGGTGTTTTCGGTAATGGTTTGGGCTTTACTCAGAATTTATGCGACAAGATTTTCGGAGTGGTAGTAACTTTTGGAAAAGCCTTAGGTACTTTCGGAGCGGCCGTTTTGGGTGGTGCAGAGCTGAAGGAATATTTGATTCATTTTTCTTATCCCTCTAGATTCTCCACTGCTTTCCCTTTATATAATCTTGTGGCTGTCGATTGTGCTTATGATTTGATGCTACAAGCGGATCGTCAACGTGATTATCTACTCGTATTACGGAGACATTTTTTAGATCTTTTCGCTTTTTCAAGTCCCGGTATTCTTCAGTCGTTAAATATGGGGACTATCGATACTGCTATCGCTTTTGTTAATTTTTGTTTTGAGCGAGGTTTTTTGGTAAACCCAGTCGCTTCCCCTCAAGTTTTTTCGAAACAGGGTCGAGTTAGAGTGACATTGCATGCGTTTAACACCAAGGATGAAATAGACAAGCTTCATAAATTGTATGACGAATTTTTAAAAAAAATCCTCAGACAAATGTAG
- a CDS encoding lysophospholipid acyltransferase family protein: MENPRQGTIFLANHVSEVDPVILVSLLWKRFQPRALASKYLFSIPVVSFFLKLTRAFPVPVVLPGGQSEKKLEQIRRYQKSVVDALHSKDNILIYPSGKLSHDGKEEFLEQSAAFLLLESAPKANVVLLRTRGLWGSFFSRALTNATLDLKKGAWQALKVIFRNFIFFVPKREVIIEVFSVPRVLLSDFQDKKSLNIFLASWLNKDGEAEPLNLVPYK, from the coding sequence TTGGAAAATCCGAGGCAAGGCACCATTTTCCTTGCCAATCATGTCTCGGAAGTCGATCCCGTGATTCTCGTCTCGCTTTTATGGAAAAGATTTCAGCCTAGGGCTTTGGCTTCGAAATATCTATTTTCAATTCCCGTAGTCAGCTTCTTTCTCAAGCTGACTCGTGCCTTTCCCGTTCCCGTCGTACTACCTGGCGGTCAATCCGAAAAAAAACTCGAACAAATTCGAAGGTATCAAAAATCGGTGGTTGACGCTTTACATTCAAAAGATAACATTTTAATTTATCCGTCGGGAAAACTTAGTCACGACGGTAAAGAAGAGTTTCTTGAGCAATCGGCAGCATTTTTATTACTCGAATCTGCTCCTAAAGCTAATGTTGTTTTGCTCCGTACAAGGGGCTTATGGGGAAGTTTTTTTTCCAGAGCTCTAACGAATGCTACTTTGGATTTGAAGAAAGGAGCCTGGCAGGCATTGAAAGTCATATTCAGAAATTTTATATTTTTCGTTCCGAAAAGGGAAGTGATTATCGAAGTTTTCAGTGTTCCTCGCGTTTTATTGTCCGATTTTCAAGATAAAAAATCCTTGAATATTTTTTTGGCATCGTGGCTCAATAAAGATGGAGAAGCAGAACCTTTGAACCTTGTTCCTTATAAGTGA
- a CDS encoding thioredoxin fold domain-containing protein, translating to MKSLFFLLVLSVFVNQPCFGVAGVTKKQKAKNSSILASKQAAEEIQWMSYEEAEEIADKEDKYLTLFFTGSDWCIWCKRMKDVIFSTQAFKHFAKQHLCMVEVDFPHTTSLPEDLVQLNEKLRVRYGVTGFPTLIIVDKKGDLILREGFRHGGGEAYVNYLKKNLGLDN from the coding sequence ATGAAGTCACTATTTTTTTTGTTAGTACTGTCTGTATTTGTGAACCAACCTTGTTTCGGTGTGGCTGGCGTAACAAAAAAGCAAAAAGCTAAAAATAGCTCGATACTGGCATCTAAGCAAGCCGCTGAAGAGATACAATGGATGAGTTATGAAGAAGCTGAAGAAATAGCCGATAAGGAGGATAAATATCTTACTTTATTCTTTACGGGTTCGGATTGGTGTATTTGGTGTAAACGAATGAAAGATGTCATTTTTTCTACACAGGCTTTTAAACATTTTGCGAAACAACATTTGTGTATGGTGGAGGTTGATTTCCCTCATACAACTTCTTTACCCGAAGACCTTGTGCAATTAAATGAAAAATTAAGAGTACGCTATGGAGTAACTGGATTTCCTACTCTAATTATAGTTGACAAAAAAGGTGATCTTATTCTTAGAGAAGGATTTAGACATGGGGGAGGAGAAGCATATGTTAATTACCTCAAAAAGAATTTAGGTTTGGATAATTAA
- a CDS encoding inositol monophosphatase family protein, producing MTQLFKNNQEIAENVMYFIMSLLPVYQKKLRENTIEIRKKKDGSYVTSVDYAIQFLIKSYLRQRGDFRPVIGEENLLELEKHCDSLIEEIREIIFDLDKNTFLRIMEPDPIIDKYDAFWTIDPIDGTFGFLKHKSFSVALALIENGYPTVGVLGCPSFKQDEKYIIYSASAQTQSLMYTLRQDGTCHKKTLSTEAGSDEFFYYCEPPMASLNQRHSETRRLLSKIHENLIPLRLDGQSKYALVAENMASVFIRLPAVSSPCKIWDHAAGSLILERSGGIITDSEGQKLNFQKPPNLLNKPIILGSLNSELHEKILNLLQN from the coding sequence ATGACTCAACTATTCAAAAACAATCAAGAAATAGCTGAGAACGTCATGTATTTCATCATGTCTCTTTTGCCTGTTTATCAGAAGAAGCTTCGAGAAAATACGATTGAAATCCGGAAAAAAAAAGACGGCTCTTATGTAACATCCGTCGATTATGCCATACAATTCCTTATAAAGTCTTATCTAAGACAACGAGGAGATTTTCGTCCTGTCATAGGTGAAGAAAACCTCTTGGAACTTGAAAAACATTGCGATTCTCTAATAGAAGAGATACGTGAAATAATTTTCGATTTAGATAAAAACACATTCCTGAGAATTATGGAACCGGATCCCATTATCGATAAATACGATGCATTTTGGACTATAGATCCTATAGACGGAACCTTCGGTTTCTTAAAACACAAAAGTTTTTCGGTAGCCTTAGCGCTGATTGAAAACGGTTATCCTACAGTCGGAGTCTTAGGCTGTCCGAGTTTCAAGCAAGACGAAAAATATATCATATACTCAGCCTCCGCTCAAACACAATCTCTTATGTATACACTACGACAAGACGGAACTTGCCATAAAAAAACGTTATCTACCGAAGCCGGTTCCGATGAGTTTTTTTATTATTGCGAACCACCGATGGCCTCCCTTAATCAAAGACATTCAGAAACCAGAAGATTACTCAGCAAAATACATGAAAATTTAATTCCTTTACGCTTAGATGGACAATCAAAATATGCTCTTGTCGCGGAAAACATGGCTTCGGTTTTCATAAGACTCCCCGCAGTCAGCTCTCCATGCAAAATCTGGGATCACGCTGCCGGATCATTAATTCTCGAAAGATCAGGAGGAATCATTACGGATTCAGAAGGTCAAAAACTCAATTTCCAAAAACCGCCGAATTTACTAAACAAACCGATTATTCTAGGTAGTCTGAATTCCGAATTACACGAAAAAATTCTTAATTTGCTGCAGAACTAG